The genomic interval GATGATGATGAATGGAAGAAAACAATATACAAACAGAAACACCTACCTACTTATCTTCTTTTCGATGCACTCTTcacagagtggtcgtggtcgtCATATAGTCGTGGAACTGGAGGGGCATATGAAACACTCCACACGATGCTTCGTCACTATTCTCTGCTCGAAGACATCCTACTGCACTTGTTTATAGACTGGCCCACAATAGACTTTTTATGGTCGGTCCAACGTGCGGTCTAGTCTAGGGCCTTCTTCTTTTCCCTGAATGACAAGGCGTTCTATGGACAAATTATCGCGCCTCGAGACGTGACCAAAGAATGTTTACAAGTCTTTACAATGGAAAACAGACGCTGCTAAATGCTAGCTCTAGGAGTATGAAGACTGGAGACATTTGATCGCATCTCGGTCTAAAAAATTCCAAGCATTCTTCTCCAGCATCACATCTTTAAAGCGTGTATCTTCTATAACTTTACAAAGATTCTAAATAGCTACGTATCGTACTCATCTTTGTTAATCATAGTTATAcgtatattattaaagtaaatacttaCTGAGATTTATGTAACTTTGCAAATAAtacctaaactaatatttgCTCGCAAGCCACTAGTTGCTGAAACGAACATTAATGCATAACTTATGGAAACTGTTTTCATTCTACCGaaacatttcattcatttaattattccTGTGAACTCCTAGTTCAGCTCCCGCAggatggcacgcgcgacgacgccatttttatcgcgcggaatacaactatcgctgtttcgttttttattatgacgtgaaacaggACAGCGATTGTTTTTCGTGCGATGAAAACACATCTAGTTATGTTTCGTCTACGAGGGGATCAGAATCCttcttaaagaaaataaagaacaacTGGACATTTAAATGACAGTACAAGTTTTTGCCCCGAGCCTACGCTTCTTTTAGAATTTCCTTTATCATTTCCTCAACTGATACCCACATCACtgttacttaaatttaagttgTTTTTGTTCAGTAGTGTAAATAGTGAATTGAAAGGTTagtgacctttttgtataaaacatttaaaattaagaatcgGGTATCTACCATAAACCCGATTTTTAATTGCCTGCCTCTGTAAATATCCTAAAAACTGATTGGTGCTtcgaaaattaattgaaaataaacattgcagAAACAGAACGACCTCCTGCAATGCGCTTGTTCCCGCGGAGCCCTGGACGTGGCGTCCTACGCCATTGAACTGGGGGCAAATGTGCAAGGAACCGACGCTAGCGGTGACGCGCCGCTAGCGTTAGCATCCCGCGCTGGTCATGCGGCCCTGGTAGATCTGCTGTTGGAAAAGGGGGGTTACATAGACGCCGTTAATAAGGTAATtgacacattttatttactaaagtCAAGTATAGAAGGTATTATTAGCTTAAAAAGTTCCATGATATGCGTATCAATCAGAATATGGTTACATTATGACTAGTTTTGTCCAATCATCTGAAAACTATAAACTACGGCATTTACTTCAGACCAGACCAACATGCTATGGGAATAACCTAGAATATTTCCTTGTttgtcatttaaaatttaaaataaacagtttatatttatatataaacaggTTATTATGTGTACGTATTGTTCGTTTAATAggtaataaatgttataaaagacTTACGGTTGTGAGATTTCTGATATCATAAACATCATCTTTAATTCACCTGATATTATATACCCTATACCTACCCTGGAGAAATAACAACCATGTAATTATCAGCATTACCCCGAGCGAACTGTCAGGAACACGGCTTGCATAATAAAAAGGGAGGTCGCAGCAACAGCCGGCCAAAGTGGCCATTAACCGAATGCCACTGGTAATTGTTCGTTATTCCTTATTAATTAAACCATCAGTGCGGCGCTTATGTTAATGGATTTTGTTacgtttattttgttacatgaAAGATTAGAGAATTGTCATGTAAAGGTtagcttttgttttaattaaatacaataaatacatgtgccgtgtggttcccggcaccaatataaaaaagaataccactccatatctttcccacgaatgtcgtaaaagatgactaagggataggcttacaaacttgggattcttttttaggcgatgagttagcaacctgtcactatttgaatctcaattctatcattaagctaaaaagctgaacgtggccattcagtcttttcaagactggctctgtctaccccgcaagggatacagacgtgaccatatgtatgaatgtaaaataaatgcaaCACGTCAGTACGTTACGGGACGGATGCTGCTGGATGGCTATATTAAGTttgctatgggctagcaaattataattatttttcataacaaaGTCAGATTAGATTCCTCATAATTTCGTTAGCGGATTTTAGGTCCCACAGTTCATGTAAATTCGTCCATCTATCCCACAAGTATCATTGTGTTGTTCCATGGTGAGACAAGTCTGACGATTTTCACCCAGTTCGGTCAATCTCATCAATACTTTTCAACTTGAGCCGAAATATAACTTgctcaaaaatttttattactacgcttttattagcttggattgtatgtatgtatgtaggtatgtatgtatgtaggtatgtatgtatgtatgtatgtaacggaatctttgagcttaattttcactgatttctaaacgtctgatcaacttggaactttgcacacgtatcaaggaccgatgacaatgcaatattttgataagagtttctcattatccttattaaaactgccaggattaataaattcatttttagatccttcgtatgagagtaagagagacagagatagcaccagtgccagtaatctccatacaagaaaccaagaagttctgacgtataaggagtccaaaaagagatgtaatatatttccatataatgttactattaacctgaggcttttttatttcatcgcatcgctccatttagaattaccattagaaacaatagtagaattagtagaatattttaaaacaataaaaaatatataagtaataaaacaaaagtaataaatgaaaattgaacaactaaatttacaataatacaagaataaagttactacctacagaactttgcgatatttaatacgtatttaacatattaatgcaattcttgaattaacattaggtatcttttgcctatttataatagcaacactgtaatactcgtttggaaaatgagtgacagtttatttatgtcaaataagttttgcagtaagttttcaattcgattcgaacacctgtaaactttctttctgtttttttataccggtgcctatgtatttacctatttgcactttgttttgtgctgataacttgtcgttatttggagtttggaatcttccgttgagtcgagctttgttcttccggatattcgtgtgattttgaTTGgacatctgagattggactctgactgtgttcactgtgttgtgcagatattttgagataggactcctgtaaaaagtacctgattatttgagataggagtcccaagtttgtgtttgtttttgtgaaagacagattttacaacaaaagtgccacgatgtcttcagataaacattgttgcgttcctggttgtaaaggcagtggaggtatgtttgaaatatttttgttcctgtatcaatctgccccttaatcttgtggtttgattcctggcaaggccacaatcgaaaattattatgtttgctggatagtcaaaaatattattaacagtgatttatcactataaaattcttttcaactgggtttaacaatcatcatacatacatataatcacgtctatatcccttgcggggtagacagagccaacagtcttgtaaagactgataggccacgttcagctatttggctttaagatagaattgagattcaaatactgacaggttgcaagcccatcgcctaaaaaagaatcatgatgatgagaatattatgagatttaatccaatcaggccacatataactttaagaaagttagttgtgaaaacctccggcgatgggcgcatggttgcgaaagtcttttctagtaagatagttatactagaagtgttaacttccaaaaaataattgtataaaaaaactaaaaaactacacgttttattgctaatcgaactaaaaaatagaaaataaataatagtttaaaaaaaactaaaaaactacgcttttattgctaatggaactaaaaaatagaaaataaaaattaatgacaaaggaattataaaacagtagtagcaagtcgaacaatcagttatagtcaattacctccgattaaaattataacaaaattaaatttataaacaaaacaatttaaatctgagtaaaaagcgtggggtgcattttacttcattttcattactctcttgtcataaatatatgctaatagaatgattttaatatttactacatcagacaccccacgctttttactcagatttaaattgttttgtttataaatttaattttgttataattttaatcggaggtaattgactataactgattgttcgactggctactactgttttataattcctttgtcattaatttttattttctattttttagttccattagcaataaaagcgtagttttttagtttttttaaaactattatttttacctataaaaaagtaatttaaccacaaaacaaattgtaaaataattcgtTCTGAGCGCTAATtcgagtaggtacctacctagtttcacattcatccacattttcttacatttattttaggaGATGGCATTTCATACAAATCACTCATCCTACatcaaaaataactaaaatacaaTTTGGGGATGCTTTTCTTGATTTTCATTTCGTTTTCTTTTTCCTCAATGTGAAAAGCACAAGGCTCGacacctaataaaaaaaaaagaaataatttcaaatctgAAACGGATGAAAATGTGATTGATCACCACACACCCCGATGAGTTTATGCATGCCGTGTGGGATTGATGGATATTTGATTataatgaatttcaatttaaatgcgcttaaatgcatacatacatttaatcacatctatgctccttgcagagtagacagagcctgttggctaaatttgatataaatattttaccttacaagactgttgtcttGTAAGGACTGAAAGGCTGATAGTTGACATGATGCTACGAGTAATACATctcataaaagaagaatcccaattttagaAATCtttcccctagtcgccttttacgacatgcatgggaaatatatcctagtggtcctattaaaatcacgcttttttcTCGCAGGGGTAGGCAccgactacatctttctacttgctacgatacctacatacctctttcgctctcttcatgcaagcttgtaggtacctataaaatgttaaaatcaaaacaataaaaccaTTATGTGGTTTGTGGTTATGACAGAAGGGGCATATGGTGCACTTGCAACCGCTTTATGAAgccacattttaaaatattacgagtGTATATTCCTTACATACAGGAGTGACCTCAAATGgcagatttaatttaaaaatgccaTATAacatgtataaaaatacaatggatatattttttgtattaaattagaGGATTGTGTTTAAAATTCGCGGTATCTGTTTGTGGTCCACTATCGTTAGTAAAAAAACATGCACAAAACTGTTCAAtccttttcaaaaataaattcattatctTTACCGGATATATTAGAGTCCCCGCGGTCCCTATGGCTCCAACCTTATTCAATTTTCATTGTAATTTCCGCTTCCGGGAAACCGTTCCAGTTTGTCCGCCCGGCGGCCAGTATCGCCGTAATTCGATTTGATCCAGGAATACCAGAAATTTGGCTATATACCAGGATTACAGTACGTCACAAGAGCTCTTCAACAAGGGCTGgttttatttgacattttcaATAAACCAGGAACAAACATCGTATCGCGCTCAATCCATTTACACTCGAAGCTGTCAAGTACAACCGTGGATCCAATTACAGCTGTTACAAGTCATGTCAGCCTAGTATcgcaaattaaataagtacagGAGGATaacataggtaggtaatttCATCTCATTAGTAGAATttggcaaaaaataatttaaattaaaatagtaatttaaaaaattgcagCAAGAATTCTTAGAACCTAGCTAGCTAATggatttaacatttttttttctctaaaatATTAAGGTTAAGGAGGTTACACGGGTGACATCATATGTAtcagaataattttatagataacatTGCACTGTGACTGACGTATGAGGACTacgatatatttaattaataagaatCTCATGATTCTGTTGCTTATCACTTTGTAACGGAACGTAAACACAACGGTGCGAATGTGCGGAACACATAAATTAAACagaaatattgattaattagTTCATTAGAGGTAACCTGATTCggcataatttattattaatgaagtAAATTACACATAGTGAAATACTATGTGTAATTTAACtttcataattatgtatatgagTTACGTACACAATTCAAATTTTGCACGTCGGAGACACTCTGAATATAAAAACCtcctttaaaacaataaaatcggGCCTTCTTCCCAAAaaaagtaggcagagacctgCAGAAACACTCTCCAGTTCCCACGTTCCCTGCATATTTGTTTCGCTTCATGCACATTCATCattcttttcatgcaagctcgtctgtttgtttgtttctcgTTCACGCTAAATCTACTCGACGgattttgttgtaatttgGTACGCGGCCAGAATATAACCTAAAATTACCataaaaaagtactttttcccaaaattccatcatgaacGAAGCCCCAGGGTGCAGCTAGTATATTGTAAATgggaaagtttgtaaggatgtgtgtttgttattataacactcaaaaactactgaacggattttcatttaaaatacgAGTAGTTAAGACATTGGAAATTGggaaacaaaataacataaaaattttaggCGCGCGGGTCTcctataaaactatttttcaaCCATTAGGTGGGCCGCACAGCGTTACACGTCGCGTGCGAGGGCGGGCATTGCACGACCGCGTCGCTTCTCATCTCGAAGGGGGCGAGCAAGGAAGCCCGGGACAATTCGGGAAGGACGCCCCTCCACCTGGCGGCCGTGCATCGGCACACTGAGCTCGTTGGCGTATTGCTGGATTGTCAGTGCTTTGTCGATGCTGTGGACAATGTAAGCTTACTTTCTGACCCAACGGTCTCGccctttccatcatgtctcctGTCTCTGGAAGAGATTTGTTTAGAAATAAACAGATGCCTATGTAGGTAGTAtagtttcttgtgtttatcattctTTTATGTTCTCTGTGTACATgcattggtaaataaataaatatacggtGGTGCcgtgttcccggcaccaataaaacaagaataggaccactccttctctttcccatggatgttgtaaaaggcgactaagggatagggttataaaggctagcacctgtcactatttgaatctcaattctatcaagatttttaaaactgatggctctgtctaccccgcaagggatatagatgtgactatatgtatgtttatatttattgtttgttctCAACAGAACGGCGTCACAGCCCTACAGATGGCATGTGCGCAAGGTTGTCGCGGCATCGCAATGCACCTGCTGAAAGCTGGCGCGAACGTGCATCTACAGaacaatgtttgtttatatcttTCTATGATTACAATTTGCAACTTTAGTAATTTCCGAAGAAAGACAGGAATGTCTTGGTGTTTGGTACACCTGTGCCCGTAGACACGCGCGACTCGATTTTAacgcgaaacagcgatagttttacgcgcgataaaattttattattacgtgAAACGGGACGATAGTTTTTCTTgcaataaaaatggcgtcgcgcgtgccttgCTACTGAGGCTGCTTGGAGGCAAGTGAAAACAAATTGTAACTCTATATGTACAATGGAAATAAGATGAGCTGGTTCTATAAacagtccatctctttttcaaaGAGGCAAAACATGACCGAGGCTGGTTCAGATTCTCAAGTTTATAGTTCATAGTTTAACAGggtcacggaggtcagacggacaCTCCGCGGCGCGTCACGTGACATATCCACTCCTGGAACGTACTCAAAGTAGGGCTCTTGGGTCGTCTTATGCTTATGGTGAAAAGATTATGAGTTCATGAGCAGTATTAGAGGTTTAATCCTTATATTGGTgacctggtaaagggtcaggtcaagagtacccgaaaccgccgagcttgcatgaagagagttatgaatgtggatgaagcgaaggaagtatgcacagatcgtggcaagtgggaagaggtagtctctgcctacccctccgggaaagaggcgtgattttatgtatgtatgtattggagacaaatagctgaacgtggcctatcagtctttacaaggttgttggctctgactaccccgcaagggatatagacgtgattatatgtatgtatgtatgtctgtatgtatgtattggagACTCCACTGCGTAAGATCACCTTCGGGCCGTTGAGTATTGTTCTCATATAATTCACAGGTAGGATCATCAGCCCTCCATGCGGCGTGCGCGGCGGACGCGGCGGATATCGTGGAGTTGCTGCTGGCGAGAGGCGCTGACCCCACAGTCACTGATCAGGTGAGAATACTCACCACCTAACATACCCACGGAACAGTCAACCCAAATTAATTTCACCAATCCCTACTAAAAATAACATctttaagtactttttatctctttaattaattttacaaatgatatgtataggtacttaaataattttatacccTTGTATGTTACACATAGTGACTACCTTTGATAATATGACGTGCATTTGCAGCTCgtatttgcatttaaaaatttatatttaatttaaaaatatataaaaccaaGTGAACAATGTCTATGGTAAAcccaaaacaaaatttatcgataaaaaagTATGCTATAATTTAGCAGGGGACACCCGGGTTTGAACCGGGGACCTCTCGATCTGCAGTCGAATGCTCTACCACTGAGCTATATCCCCGATGAACGAAGGAGTGAAATATCAAATAACATCCTACC from Amyelois transitella isolate CPQ chromosome 16, ilAmyTran1.1, whole genome shotgun sequence carries:
- the LOC106143288 gene encoding ankyrin repeat domain-containing protein 29-like; translation: MDSMEGRSRVQQNDLLLHEAVIKNEPEAVIEALQRPTDVNCRNNYGRAPIHWAASRGNVAIIKLLIEAKCDIEAADKFGMRPLLMAAWHGHLEAVKTLVAAGACLAATNKKQNDLLQCACSRGALDVASYAIELGANVQGTDASGDAPLALASRAGHAALVDLLLEKGGYIDAVNKVGRTALHVACEGGHCTTASLLISKGASKEARDNSGRTPLHLAAVHRHTELVGVLLDCQCFVDAVDNNGVTALQMACAQGCRGIAMHLLKAGANVHLQNNVGSSALHAACAADAADIVELLLARGADPTVTDQWSQSPVSVAGGAAEGPPEGFRRAARGSFSAILDLLTATTNLDQRQEQSDGSTSRRNSDKYGGHSPSSSETMDQDSER